The Clostridia bacterium DNA segment CGCCTATGCAAGCTGTGCAAAATTCCAGTGATATCTATTCATGGTTTGCGACATACGCACGCATCTCTCTTGTTGTTTGCTGGCGTATCTACTGCCAGTGTAGCAAGAAGACTTGGGCATTCGAGTATTAACACAACACAAAAGACCTACTTGCATATCATTCAGGAACTCGAAAATAAGGACGTGGACTTGGTGATGCGATTGCTGGCTGGGCTTTCGTAAAATAATAGAGGTGGCTTATGCTAAGTAGGGAGGATGACAATTAGTCATCTTCCCTTGAATTATTGTCTAAAAGGTATAATGCTTCAGTTTGTGAGCTACTTGCTTTCAAGCACAGATAAAATGTATAATAAATGTATGGATGTGTTTGCGCGACTTTGACATAACGGCTTCTCAAGTGGAGCATCTACCTATATCAGAAATTACAAGAGCGAATACAATGTCAAAGATGAATCCAAGGAAATTATTTATGGTATCCATTATTGGAATGTAGTAATGTAAGATTGAGAAAGGGAACAGAAGATATCCAGCACAGTGTGCCTGAAATCTTTGCTGAATAAATGATATCTAATGTAGTTCGAGGAGGTTATACGATATGAAAGCTCGAGGCAAAAGTATAAACCTATATTTAATGGATGGGACAGCGAGTGGTCGCATTAAATGTACTTTAGCAAACTGGACTGGTGTAGCGTACAAGATACCTAGAACTGAGTTAGAGAAATGTAAAGAACGATATGATCTCAAACAGAGTGGGGTATATTTTTTGTTTGGTACTTCTGATCAAACCGGGGAGAATGTTGTTTATATTGGACAAGCTGGAGTGAGAAAAAACGGAGAAGGAATTCTTTATCGCTTACAGGAACATAAGAGCAATCCTGATAAAGATTACTGGACCGAGACCGTTGTGTATACAACCTCAAATAATTCCTTCGGTCCTACAGAGATTAGTTATCTTGAAAACCGATTTTGTAATTTAGCTACGGAAGCAAAACGATATATTGTTAAGAACGGAAATGATCCTACATCTGGGAATATAACAGAAGAAAAAGAAAGCGAACTGGAGGAATTTATAGATTACTCCAAAATCGTTATGGGTACATTTGGATATAAAGTTTTTGAACCATTAAATAAAGATAGTTCATTTATTGAAGAATCGTCAGTAATTAATGAGAGTAAAGAATTGTTTCTGCACATGAAACGTAAGAGCCGAAAAAGTAGAAAGATTATTGAGGCTAATTGCAAACAAACAAATGAAGGATTTGTTGTACTTAAAGGTAGTCGTATCGAGACAATTGATTCAGACAGCATCCCAACTGGTGTCAAGGAAAGTCGCCAGAAAGCAGCTATTGATGAAAATGGAATTTTGCAGGAGGATATACTTTCCCAAAGTCCATCTTATGCTGCAGCATTTGTCATCGGTGGCCATGCTAATGGGCTAACTGCTTGGAAAACTACTGATGGAAAAACATTAAAAGAAATTGAAAGCAGCGAACCATAACTACTAGAAAATAGGAAAAAGTAATTTACAAAGAGGGTGTGAATAGAATGAGCTCTAATAGCCCATATTATAGAAATTTGATAAAGCAGGTAGTTGATAATTCCGAGGCTTCAATTTGGGAAGATGCTATATATGAGTGGGAAGTTTTTGATTGTGAAGAAGATGAAACTCTTTTCTTATCTTGCATCTGTGGGAAGGAAAAATTACGCTATCTTTTTACAATAAGGAATATGGAAAACGGAAACATGCTTTATCCGATAGGTAGTTCATGCATTAAGAAGTTTGAGAGAGATGACTTAAACCAAGACGCATCAATAAAAGAGCAATTATTTAAGTTACTACACGCGATTGAAAAAAACGAGTACATAATGTTTTCACGGGAGTATTTTTCAAGGAAACTTCTGGTATATCTATATGAAGAGGGCGCTTTCCAGGCAAACATCTATAACAGATTTAACCCCGAAGGGGATTTTGAATTCCTGCTGAAGATGTTTAATAAGCGAGACAAGGATACTATAACACTAGCTCAAGATAGAAAAATTAAAGCTATTATTATGGGATCTATCAGACCGTTCTTAAGAAAATTTTTAAAAGATAAGATCAAGCGGCAAAAAAGCAGTAGGATTTAATAATACTTAAAATAGTTTAAGGATATGAATTTATGAAATATTTTAAAAAAGAAAAAGTATATCCAAATGAAGCCTTTATTCAAGAAGCTATTGAGAATTATTTTTCGAACGAAGGATTTGAGATTCAGAAGGATGGTCAAATTGATCTCATCGCTGAAAAAAATGATGAAAAATGGATTATTGAAGCAAAAGGTATGACTTCACAAATTACTGTTGATTTTAACACATGCATAGGCCAGTTAGTAAAAAATATGGAATCTTCAACCTGGAATTATGCTATTGCTATTCCATATGAAGATAAATATAAAGTTCAGTGTATGAAATTACCAGATTATTTCAGAAACAACAACAACCTCTATATCATAATTGTTAATGAAAATGCGCAGATAAAAGTAATTACGCCGACAAATAATGTTGAAGATACCTGGAAATAAATTTAAGGAATACTGTGATATAGAGTTTGGGTATGTTTCCGAAATCGGGAAAAAAGTGAAAATAGCGTCCGCGTATTTACTTGAACGTCGATATGTGAATTTACGCTAAAGACATCAAAACGAACGCTCCGTCACACGTTGAGACAGTAGTATTGATATAAAGGGTATGAGTAGGTAGCTGGGAAGGATCATATAAGGACTTTTAGGGCATTGCTGTGAAAAAAATTGTGTAAATATTGCTTTGAGAGAACATTCCAAAGGCTTGATTTTGACCCTTAAAGAACGGATTAGATGTATTTCTGATTTATGGAGGTTGAGAGAGTAGGTTGAATATCTATATATGAGAGGAGATTAATGACAATAGGTACAGTATATTTCTTAACTGAGTTCGATTTAGTAAAAAATGGAGAAGTAAAATGGCTACTGGAAAAAAGGATAGGGGAGTACAGATACCATTGCAAGCGTGGTTAACAACACAGATTGTCATGGACATAGACACAATTTTGAAAACAAATCCTAATATAACCCTAAAGGAATATATTGATACACAAAAGGAAAAAACAAATGTATGGAATGAAAATCCTGATTTCCCAATTTATAACAGTGGTTATTTTTTAATGATGGCATATGCATTTCTTGTTGTTCCAAAGGAATCAATTGAAAAAAATAGTTTAGAAGTATTTTCAGATGAAATAGAAAAAATCTTAGAAAAAATGACAATCAGAACAAATGTGATACAGAATGGTCTTAATAATTGTGAAAATATTATTAGGCATCTTAGAAATGCAATATCTCATGTAAATATTGATATAATTGAAGATGATAAATTACTCTTTATTGATAAAAATGGTAAAAAAACTACTTTTGATGGAGATATGAGAATAAATGATTTTAAGGCTTTTCTAGTGGAGTTTTATAAAACCTATCATAAAAAGTATTGCGATAATTTTATAGTTGATTCAAATTAGCTAAAGCATTAGGATTTTAAGCAAATCATAGAAACTTGGTTTAAGTTTTTTCAATATAAAGGCCAGCTACTAAACGTCAAATTAACTAGAATGCCTTGATCAGCTTTTATTATTATCTTTCCACATTCACCGTCAGACCGGATTTAAATTCTACAGTGAATATGTCCTCATAGGCGTTAGATCTTATCAGCGACAGGTACCGATATTCTTAATCCTAACACGAATGGTATTCAGTTAATAAATACAGCAATAAGCAGAGCAAAAAAGAAACTTATTATCGTATGCGATTGTGGCTACTGGCGTAATTGGGAGGGTCAAATTATTAGTGAACTAATTCGTCTTGTGGATTTATATGCTAGGGATCATGATTGATTTAGCCGCTTGTTTGAGATGAATTGACTGAGAGTTGCACGATTATAGAATTGATATGTTGAGTAGGCTTGGACATATGCTGAGATTATCTTTGTTTAGGGTGAACAAGAAAAGATTAAAGTCTTAAGTTTTTGGTTTAAGGAAAAATGAGTAACGTAGTGTTATATGATGCTGGAGAATAGACATAGGAGCTTTGTACTGGGGCACAATGCGTTACTCAGCTAAAGTGAGTAAGAGTATTGAATTCACTAAATAATTGGACACAAGCGAATGTATAGATTCTCAGATGCAAGAGATTTTTATTGCTATGGTACATGGAAATCGGACTAGGTATAATTATGTATTCAACGAACTGATTGTTAACCATTACTCACGTTATCTAGCATTCAAACTACCATAGATTCATATGAAATATATGGTTTTAAAGCTTGCGAATAGTAATGCAACGGATACGTACGCTATGCGGAGTTGCACTGAAGTTGCATTATGTATATTTTTATTGCTAATTCAAGATTATCTAATAATAGTTAAAAGCCCGTAACCTAATGGTTACGGGCTTTCTATATGGTCGGAGTGACAGGATTTGAACCTGCGGCCTCTTGACCCCCAGTCAAGCGCTCTACCAAGCTGAGCCACACCCCGATACGTTGTATTATAAAGTATTGAGGGTGAAAATTACAGCTTTTTTTCTAGAATTTGTAATTTTTTATAATAAATACCAGAAGGAGGAAAGATTAAGGAGAGGAAAGATAGCATTCTCCTTCTGGTAGATATTAGACCTTAGTTACAGCTTTTGCAGGCGCTCTTAATTAGCTCATCAAAGGTATCCGTACAAAAACCCTCTTCACAAAGACCTTCATATAATATGCTAGACACTTGACCTTCATTGGTGAACACGACTGCTGGATAGTTGCTTACACCGAGGCGGTCAGCAAGTCCGGTGGATTTGTAGACATCCACTCTACTTACGGCAATAGAACCACCATTTGCTTTTTCATAGGCATCGATAACAGATAGGAATTTACGTGAGTCAGGATCAATTGCATTGTATACAAAGATTAAACCTGGTTTTTCACTCTGCATCAAGACTTCTTCAAACTGCTCAGACTCAGCGATATATTTTTCAGCAGCAAAACCAGCGATGGCACCATCTCCGACAGCAGTAGATACTTGTTTGAGCCACTTATCCCGCACGTCGCCACAAGCAAAGACACCAGGGTGGTTGGTTTCCATCCGCTCATTGGTAATGACATATTTGTGGCCACTCATGTTTAATGTACCCTCAAATATTTCTGTATTGGGCAGATAACCGATGAATTCAAAACAAGAGTCAGTTTCTACAGGAATGATCTCATTCGTTTTAAGGTTCTTCAAATTCACCTTCTCAAGCATTTCATCGCCTTCAAAGCTATCGACTACTGTATTCCAGTAAAAATTCATTTTGGGATTGGCCAGTGCTGCTTCCCTAGCAATTTCATTGCAGTCCATTTTTCCTTCATCGTGTATGATGGAAACACTTACTTTATCTGCAAACTTGGTTAGGAACATGCCTTCTTCAATTGCGGCATCACCAGAACCAATGACCAAGACGTGTTTGCCAGTAGTAGCTGCGGCATCACAAGTAGCACAAAAAGAGATGCCCTTATCAAAAAGAAACTTTTCTTCATTGAGAGCGCCAGTAGTTCTAGGACGTCCACCAGTCGCTACGATGACTGTTTTCGCGATGTATTTGTTGCGAAAAGTCTCAACTACTTGAACATCTCCACCAAAGCTTACAGATTTTACAGCGGTAAGCTTAAATTTCACACCCATTTCTTCAGCCTGTTTTTTCATTTCGTTGGTGATATGCTCACCCTTCGGTGCACCATTAAAACCAGAGTAGTTCTCGATGGCATTCGTATAGGTAGCCAATCCACCAATCAAGGCTTTTTCAATTAACAAAGTATTCAGACGAGCCCGGCCTGCATAGATGGCTGCCGTTAATCCTGAAGGACCTCCACCGATTACAACAACATCATAATTTTCAACTTTTTTTTCTCGCGCCATAATATACCTCTTTCATATACAAAAGAGCTTCCGAAGAAGCTCTTTTCAAGTTACATAAAGAATTTAACTAAGAGCTTACTGCCGACCATAGCTCCAAAGAACATAGCGAAACCGAAGACCCAACCACTCAAGGAGAGGGAGGAGATACCGCTATACAGGGCTCCTATGTTACATCCGAAACCAATCCTGGCTCCGTAACCCATCAGAAGTCCGCCGAGTATGGCTGCTACGACTTGTTTTTTATTTTTAATTTTCTTGATCTTAAATTGTGAAGCCATGAGGGTTGCAAATAGCGCACCCACGATGATTCCCAGATTCCTCATGGAACCTAGATGGTTTAGAAAACCTTGCTGCAATGTATTTTGAGCTCCAGCACTACTAAAGTAGTACCACTTGTCTACGCTGCCACCGAAAGCCTCGAAAATCCAGGCGCCCCAATTGGCGAATATACCAGATACGCCCCAGGGGCTACCGGTTACCGCCAACGTGCTGATCTGCAGGATGGACAAGAGAACTGCGCCCATAACATACGTGAAAGGATTCTTAAACCACTGTTGATAGATTTCGTTGTCCCGCAACTTATTAAAAACAGCTTTTAAGCTATCCATATGGGTACCCCCTAATTTACTTTGTTTTCTCGATGATTACTTCCCATTCAGCGTCGTCTACTTCTTCGATTTCCACGTTATGGCCTTCTTTTCTAGCCCACTCCGGAACGTTTTTCATAGCACAACTGTGGTCGATTTGAACGATCAAGACATCGCCAACTTCCATTTCTTTGAGTGCATTTTGTGCTTTTACCAATGGCACTGGACAAGCTTCACCTAAACTATCTATTATTACTTCTTTCATGATTCAATCCTCCTATTTTAATGATTCGATTTTTTTTGCTCCCATTTGAGAGCGACAACGTAGAGTACGGCAATCAGAAGGAGCTGTACAAAAACGGCTCCAGACCAACCAAAAATATCTGGTAGGAATACTGATTTTCCTTTAGAAATAAATAAATATTTCCACATCTCAAAATCATGTGCACCCCATAGTGATCCTACAACGAAGAAAACCAAGGCCAGCACCTGCATAAAGAAACCTTCTCCAACGCGCATCAACGTACCTGAAGCACATCCGCCGGCAATAACCATACCGATACCAAACATGAAAGCTCCGACAAGGGTAGCGAGACTAATTGGCACAACATAGCTCATACCTGGTATCGGAAGACCTTTTGCAAAGTAACCATACTTGATGGCGGTAAAACCTATGGTTGTAAGTGCGAAGGCAATGAGTACTGCCCTCGTCAGCGAAGTCCCACCAGTAAGGTAGGGGTCTCGCATGGAGGCGGTAAAACAGAACCGCGCCCTTTGTAATACAAAACCAAAAGCAATACCCGTCATCCAGAAAAATCCCAGCATGGCGGATCTCTGCGCAAGCAAAATGCCAATAATGACAAATACCAAAGCGGCGGCCAACCCAACTGGAATCATGTTCTTTTTGGGTTTTCGCGGCGCCCGGTTTCTCCTGCGCGTGGTACTGATAGAGCCCGATGAATTTGTATTGGTAGTTTCTGACATATCATCTTACTCCTGTCTTTGAAATTTTGTTTGACACATATTTCACAATCCCAACACAATTGTAACATCTTTCACGATAGTCGATTATTGGAATTTATGATACTATATTGTATATATTGATAACTAAAGATTAAGCCATATATATGGTCTGCGAAAATGTCGATTTCATAAGAAAAGCAAATGCTAGAAAGGAATACGATGAATATTGAGTCATTGAAGACATTCAAACTGGTGGTAGAAGCGAAGAGCATTTCCAAGGTAGCCTCTCAGGTACATATGTCACAGTCGGCTCTTAGCCAGTTGATTTCCAGAATTGAGGATTCACTAGGTTATAAGTTGTTGGAACGAAGCAACAAAGGTGTGGAAGTAACAGATATGGGTAAGATTGTTGTCAAGTATTCAGAAAACATCATCCGCAACTATGAGATGATGAATCAGGAATTGAAGCGCTACGAGCGCAAAATGGATACCGTGATGATCAACGGCAACTGGTCTTTGGTAAACTATTCGATTCCTTGTATCTTATACAAGGTAAAGAAAAGATTGCCCGACCATAAATATGAGCTCTTTTCCAGCTCCAACGAAGACACTGTGCGAGATATCGTCAATGATATCTGTGATATTGGATTTATCTCCTGCCATGCTAGGGAAAAATCACTATTGCATCATGTCATTGGTAAAGAAAAAGTGGTTCTGGTCGCGGCCAAGGACTATAACATCCCAGATAAGATTGATGTAGAGGATTTATACAAATACGAGTTTGTGAAGCTGAAAAATAGGGAGAGTGTAAACTATTGCCTAAATAAGGAATTAGACTATGTAGGCGTTTCCTATGAATCCTTGAATGCTGTTTTTGAAGTGGATTCCATATCCTCCGTCAAATCATCTTTAGAAAATCGTTTTGGAATATCCTTCTTGCCATATATGGCCGTTAAAAAGGAATTGTTTGAGGGAAGATATAAAATCGTTGAAGTAGCAGGGCTTATGTTAGAGTACGATATTTTCATGATTACCAAGCAATGGAATCAACTGAGTGAATCAGTACGCGAGACCTTAAACTTAATGCAAGAACTGGGACGAGATGGTTTCTGCTAGCAATTTTTGGTAATCAAGACCTGGAAGATTCCATCATTTAGTTCTTTGATAGAATATGAAAACCTCATGCGGCTTAGAAATTCCTCGATGGATTCCCGCACACAATCGTGATCGGAAATCGCGATAAACGTCTCTCCCGGTTCACAAGATTCTAGCATTTTTTTGATTTTCAGGATGGGAATTGGACAGAAATCTCCAATGCAGTTAATTTCTTTCATAATGAGTGCCTCCATGAATTGGCATTGACTAGACCTAGAAATAGGTCTAGATTTATTATATCGTAAATTTGTCAGAGAGATAGGCTAAGAAAAGGTGTATTATGGATTTTAACAAAACATTTAAAAATGAGGCCATGAAAGAAGCCTTGAATAGAGCTTTCAACTCTGGTCATTGGCAGGGTCGCGGTCCATACACAAAAAAAGTGGAAACCCTTCTAGGCGAACGATTTGACCGTCAAGTTTGGATGATGACATCTTGCACACATGCGCTGGAATTGGCTGTACGACTATGTAAGCTAGACCGTGATGATGAGGTTATCTTGCCGTCCTATTCCTACCCATCCGATGCCAATGCCGTACTACTTTGTGGTGCCAAAATCTGTTATGCCCCCGTAGAAAAAGACAGCTATTGTTTAGATCTAGAGGCATTGCCAGGACTAATTTCGGATAAAACCAAGGCAGTTATCGTAATCCACTATGCCGGCGTAAGCTATAAGATTAAAGAATTGGCAAAATTTTGCCAGGACAGAGGCCTTATACTGATTGAAGATGCCGCCCAGGCCTTTGGGTCAACAGTAGACGGGCAAGCATTGGGTAGTTTTGGCGACTATGGTACCCTTAGCTTTCATTCCACAAAAAATGTAGGCTGTGGAGAAGGCGGTGCCCTTGTGGTCTCAGATAAACACAAGGACCAGTTCGAAGATATTGAATGCTTTTTGGAAAAAGGTACAGACCGGGCAGCATATACCCGGGGAAACAGAGAATTTTACCAGTGGACTGGTCTAGGGTCGAGTTTTGTAGTTAGTGATTTGCTCATGGCCATCTTGTATGAAGGATTAAAAACATTTGATGTAGACAACGAATTAAGATGCAGAGCCTACCAAAGCTATGTAGACTTTTTCAGACAGTTGAAGCATCCGGCAATCTTAAACTATTCTGGTAAAAAAGCAGTGGAAACAAAGCATAATGCCCATCTATTTTATCTGGTATTTCGAACAAAAGAGCAAGCACAAGTCTTTATCGAGGGAATGAAACAAAGAAAGATAGCCTGCTATCGCCATTTTTATCCCTTGCATGCGTCGACCTATGGTAAGAAATTTCTTTTGGAGTCAGAAAGTTTTACCTTAGAAGAACATCTAGGGGAATCCTTGGTCCGTCTGCCCCTTTACACCCGAATGACGAAACAAGAAACGAGTAATGTCCTTTCTTCAGTGGCAGAAGTAATGGGTAGGATTCATGGTTAGCGTCGTCATCCCTGTATTGAATGGGGAAAAATCCGTAAAAAAGGTCGTAGCCGGACTAATTCGGATGCAACAAAAAGAAGCCCTGGATTTGGAAATAATCTTGGTGGATGACGCAAGTCAGGATGCAAGTGAAGAAATAATTTTCGCGCTAGCAAACGAGCACCCTGTGGTACGGGCTTTCAAAAATGATACAAGAAAAGGACAACAAGATACCTTGTTAAAAGGCTTGGCACTTGCGCATGGAGACGTTTTGGTCACGATGGATGACGATTGCCAGCATAATCCTGAAGATATACCAAGGTTACTTAACATTGTGGCATCTGGCTATGATTTAGTATATGGCATATCTGGGCAAAAGGAAGCAGGATTCATCCGGTCGATAGGATCAAAAATGAGAGATGCTATGTTCCGCCATTTGTATCCCTCAATTGGGGAAAACAAGGTAGGGAGTTTCAGAGCCTTTACCAGAAGGCTCCACCTTGCAGCCAGGCGACATGATGGCAACTTCAATTATATATCTTGCATGCATCTAGAGCTAGAACCGCAAGTCGCTAGTATTACTACGACCCCGGGGTCTTCTGCACGAGATAAAAGCAATTATAATCTTCTTTCCTTGGTTCATTTATTGCTAAGAATATACTGGTACTATGGCCTAAGAAGGCCTTCTAACACGAGGAGAAAAGGTATATGAGAGTAATGATTTTAGGGGCAGGCTACAACCAGCTTTATGCCATAGAAAAGATCCAGAGTATGGGCTACCAAGCGGTGGCCAGTGACTATAATGTGGATTCTCCCGGCAAGAAAATCGCAGACCTATGCCAACTAGCCAGTACCTTTTCCTATGAAGAAACCTTGGCTGCGGCGAAAGAGGCTAAGATAGACGCGCTCTACACCAGCGGCTCAGATCAGCCAGTCTATATCGCAGCAAAAGTGTCAGAAACCTTAGGCCTTTATAGCAATCTGGATTCCCAAACCGCCCATTTGGTGACGAACAAAAAGGCGATGAAGGAACGCTTTACGGAGGCAGGAATTCCTTTTTTGAAAAGTCAGCTTGTGGATGAAAGCATAGAAGAGGCCTGCCTAGAAATTTCTTTTCCGGCCGTATTGAAACCCCAGGATTCACAAGGACAGCGTGGACTCTACCTGGTTCACTCCTACCAGGAAATGAAGAATAAACTTAGGGAAACCCTGAAGAATTCTAGACAAAAGCAGGCTATTTTGGAAAGCTATTATCCCAGTGATGAAATTACCATTAGCGGCTGGGTCAGGCATAAAAAAGTAAAAATTATCAGCGTCTGTGACCGCTTGCGTTTCTCAGATGAGCGAAGGCTGGGTATTTGCGTAGCGCATGAATATCCTTCTAAACATTTCGATGCCTATGGCGACCAGATTCGGGCCTATACAAACCGAATCGTCGAATCCTTTGGCATTGAGAATGGTCCCATCTATTTTCAAATGCTAATAGGCCGTGACGGCTTATTTGTCAATGAAATTGCCTGCCGCATAGGTGGCGCCTATGAGGATATGTATATAGAAAAATGTCTAGGCCTAGATATTGCTAGATTACAAATTTTGGAGGTTTTGAATAAGGCTAGTGAAAAAGAGTATCATAGGTTGCAAGCGGTGGAATTTCCAGCCAAGAAATATCTATCGGTGGAACTGTTTTTTGCTAGGCCAGGTACAGTAGCAAGGGTAAGTTCCAAACAATCGATGTGTGCCCTGCAAGGTGTAGTCGATGCCAGTATATTTTACCAGGTAGAGGATACGATCGTTGAAACAAAAAGAGCCTCACAAAGAGCAGGATTTGCCATAATATGTGCACCAGACCGGAAATCACTCAAGGAGAATATTGACCAATTCTACCAAACGGTACGCATCCTGGACGAATCCGGAAGAAATCTAATGTTAAAGCGAGGAATACCTCATGAACGATAGGCGCCTATTGATTGTTCTACTAGTTGTTGGATTGTTGAGCTGCGCTTGCAACAGGTCATCCGAAAAGGATGTTCTAAAAATTGCCGACCAATATGGAATGGCCTATGCACCGCTAGTCATAGTGAAAGAAAGAGCCATGCTTGAAGAAAAAGGCCTATCGGTAAAATGGGTACAATTGGGTAATGCTAGCGCTATGCGCGAAGCCATGCTGTCTGGCAACCTGGATATTGGCTTTATGGGGATCCCTCCCTATTTGATTGGCCGGGATAAGAAAATGGACTGGGACGTTTTTACGGGCCTTACACAGGCGAGGCTTGGTCTGGTGAGTAATGATGAATCAATCAAAAAGATTGAAGATATTGAATCCTTCCATAGAATTGCCCTTCCCCAACCAGGAAGCATACAACATATATTACTTTCCATGGCTGCAGAAAAAATGCTAGGAGATGCAACTGCCTTTGACAACCAGCTCGTAAGCATGAACCATCCAGATGGATTGCAGGCCCTCAGAACCAAGGCCGGTATCCACTTGCAGTTCACCTCTCCACCCTACGTGAGTATGGCCCTAGAAGAAGATGGATATCAACTTGTTTTGGATGGAGAGGAAGCCTTTGGTGGACCCTTTACGTTTATCATTGGGGTTGCTTCTGCTGAAAGTAGGGAGCAAAAGGCTGGGCAAATTGCACTATTACAAGAGACTTTGGAACAAGCCATTTCTTGGATGCATGACCAGCCTGAAGAGGCGGTAGCCCTTCTTTCAACTTACTATGACCTAGATCCAGAAGAGATTAGAGACTATTTGTTTACGGAACAGTTGCAGTTCGGCACAGAAGTGAAGGGGATGGAAACATTCCAATCTTTCATGCAGGATGCGGGCTATCTGGATGGAAAAGAGGAATGATGATGGAAAGATTTATAAGACATTCTGCAGTAGGTCTTATGCTAGTGGGAATATGGCAGATAATCTATATGCTGGGTATTTATCCAGCCGTAAGCTTTCCCTCCGCTTTTAAAGTACTCCAAGCGCTATGGAGCGAACTGAGCAAGGGCGTATTGGCCCTCCAAATACTCACTACCTTGCGTACCATACTGATGGGATTGGCTTTTGGCTTGATGCTCGC contains these protein-coding regions:
- a CDS encoding LysR family transcriptional regulator, yielding MLERNTMNIESLKTFKLVVEAKSISKVASQVHMSQSALSQLISRIEDSLGYKLLERSNKGVEVTDMGKIVVKYSENIIRNYEMMNQELKRYERKMDTVMINGNWSLVNYSIPCILYKVKKRLPDHKYELFSSSNEDTVRDIVNDICDIGFISCHAREKSLLHHVIGKEKVVLVAAKDYNIPDKIDVEDLYKYEFVKLKNRESVNYCLNKELDYVGVSYESLNAVFEVDSISSVKSSLENRFGISFLPYMAVKKELFEGRYKIVEVAGLMLEYDIFMITKQWNQLSESVRETLNLMQELGRDGFC
- a CDS encoding FAD-dependent oxidoreductase, which produces MAREKKVENYDVVVIGGGPSGLTAAIYAGRARLNTLLIEKALIGGLATYTNAIENYSGFNGAPKGEHITNEMKKQAEEMGVKFKLTAVKSVSFGGDVQVVETFRNKYIAKTVIVATGGRPRTTGALNEEKFLFDKGISFCATCDAAATTGKHVLVIGSGDAAIEEGMFLTKFADKVSVSIIHDEGKMDCNEIAREAALANPKMNFYWNTVVDSFEGDEMLEKVNLKNLKTNEIIPVETDSCFEFIGYLPNTEIFEGTLNMSGHKYVITNERMETNHPGVFACGDVRDKWLKQVSTAVGDGAIAGFAAEKYIAESEQFEEVLMQSEKPGLIFVYNAIDPDSRKFLSVIDAYEKANGGSIAVSRVDVYKSTGLADRLGVSNYPAVVFTNEGQVSSILYEGLCEEGFCTDTFDELIKSACKSCN
- a CDS encoding YeeE/YedE family protein, which translates into the protein MSETTNTNSSGSISTTRRRNRAPRKPKKNMIPVGLAAALVFVIIGILLAQRSAMLGFFWMTGIAFGFVLQRARFCFTASMRDPYLTGGTSLTRAVLIAFALTTIGFTAIKYGYFAKGLPIPGMSYVVPISLATLVGAFMFGIGMVIAGGCASGTLMRVGEGFFMQVLALVFFVVGSLWGAHDFEMWKYLFISKGKSVFLPDIFGWSGAVFVQLLLIAVLYVVALKWEQKKSNH
- a CDS encoding GIY-YIG nuclease family protein, whose translation is MKARGKSINLYLMDGTASGRIKCTLANWTGVAYKIPRTELEKCKERYDLKQSGVYFLFGTSDQTGENVVYIGQAGVRKNGEGILYRLQEHKSNPDKDYWTETVVYTTSNNSFGPTEISYLENRFCNLATEAKRYIVKNGNDPTSGNITEEKESELEEFIDYSKIVMGTFGYKVFEPLNKDSSFIEESSVINESKELFLHMKRKSRKSRKIIEANCKQTNEGFVVLKGSRIETIDSDSIPTGVKESRQKAAIDENGILQEDILSQSPSYAAAFVIGGHANGLTAWKTTDGKTLKEIESSEP
- a CDS encoding YeeE/YedE family protein, producing MDSLKAVFNKLRDNEIYQQWFKNPFTYVMGAVLLSILQISTLAVTGSPWGVSGIFANWGAWIFEAFGGSVDKWYYFSSAGAQNTLQQGFLNHLGSMRNLGIIVGALFATLMASQFKIKKIKNKKQVVAAILGGLLMGYGARIGFGCNIGALYSGISSLSLSGWVFGFAMFFGAMVGSKLLVKFFM
- a CDS encoding aminotransferase class V-fold PLP-dependent enzyme, whose translation is MDFNKTFKNEAMKEALNRAFNSGHWQGRGPYTKKVETLLGERFDRQVWMMTSCTHALELAVRLCKLDRDDEVILPSYSYPSDANAVLLCGAKICYAPVEKDSYCLDLEALPGLISDKTKAVIVIHYAGVSYKIKELAKFCQDRGLILIEDAAQAFGSTVDGQALGSFGDYGTLSFHSTKNVGCGEGGALVVSDKHKDQFEDIECFLEKGTDRAAYTRGNREFYQWTGLGSSFVVSDLLMAILYEGLKTFDVDNELRCRAYQSYVDFFRQLKHPAILNYSGKKAVETKHNAHLFYLVFRTKEQAQVFIEGMKQRKIACYRHFYPLHASTYGKKFLLESESFTLEEHLGESLVRLPLYTRMTKQETSNVLSSVAEVMGRIHG
- a CDS encoding sulfurtransferase TusA family protein; this encodes MKEVIIDSLGEACPVPLVKAQNALKEMEVGDVLIVQIDHSCAMKNVPEWARKEGHNVEIEEVDDAEWEVIIEKTK
- a CDS encoding sulfurtransferase TusA family protein — its product is MKEINCIGDFCPIPILKIKKMLESCEPGETFIAISDHDCVRESIEEFLSRMRFSYSIKELNDGIFQVLITKNC
- a CDS encoding glycosyltransferase family 2 protein, translating into MVSVVIPVLNGEKSVKKVVAGLIRMQQKEALDLEIILVDDASQDASEEIIFALANEHPVVRAFKNDTRKGQQDTLLKGLALAHGDVLVTMDDDCQHNPEDIPRLLNIVASGYDLVYGISGQKEAGFIRSIGSKMRDAMFRHLYPSIGENKVGSFRAFTRRLHLAARRHDGNFNYISCMHLELEPQVASITTTPGSSARDKSNYNLLSLVHLLLRIYWYYGLRRPSNTRRKGI